Proteins found in one Candidatus Margulisiibacteriota bacterium genomic segment:
- a CDS encoding type II secretion system F family protein — MTDFKYKARDRYGVLSSGEVSAENEKVAARLLEGQGLIPISIIDPSAISVTFQLEKWFSSFQKIKPEDMITLTRQLSSVIDAGIPLLEGLEAVSEQIVRKRLKFAVQRVRKNIEGGDTFSEALAREKDVFSPLMINMIRAGERAGILPEVLDRVSNLTEKDMQTADKIKTATRYPLIVLVTLCIAFVIMNIFIIPKFASFFASFKLDLPWATRLLMVTNAFIMNFWPWVLIAVAVLSYTFSRVLSTERGRYQWDKFMLSAPVFGPLFIKIYLSRFGRTFSAMLAAGVPVLEGLSIVSATIGNKVIARVVLDVRDQVAQGKSLADPMRGSHLFPPIVISMVTIGEKSGTLETMLTKLANYFDREVDYTVDNLTPLLEPILIFGLAIMLLFFALGVFLPMWDIVKINKSF; from the coding sequence TTGACTGATTTTAAATATAAGGCCCGCGATCGCTACGGGGTTTTATCCTCCGGCGAGGTTAGCGCTGAGAATGAAAAAGTTGCCGCCCGGTTGCTGGAAGGGCAGGGGTTGATCCCGATCAGCATCATAGACCCGAGCGCGATCAGCGTTACTTTTCAACTGGAAAAATGGTTTTCTTCCTTCCAAAAGATCAAACCGGAAGATATGATCACCCTGACCCGTCAGCTTTCCTCGGTCATCGACGCCGGGATCCCGCTATTGGAAGGCCTGGAAGCCGTTTCCGAACAGATCGTCAGAAAAAGATTGAAGTTTGCCGTGCAGAGAGTGCGCAAAAACATTGAAGGCGGGGACACTTTTTCCGAAGCGCTGGCCAGAGAAAAGGATGTTTTCTCCCCGCTGATGATCAACATGATCAGGGCCGGAGAGCGGGCCGGCATCTTGCCGGAGGTCCTGGACCGGGTTTCCAATCTGACGGAAAAAGACATGCAGACCGCCGATAAGATCAAGACCGCCACCCGTTATCCGCTGATCGTTCTAGTAACGCTGTGCATCGCTTTTGTGATCATGAATATTTTTATCATCCCTAAATTTGCCAGCTTTTTCGCTTCTTTCAAGCTTGATCTCCCCTGGGCGACGCGATTGTTGATGGTGACCAACGCGTTTATCATGAACTTCTGGCCCTGGGTTCTGATCGCCGTTGCCGTTCTTAGTTACACCTTCAGCCGGGTTTTATCGACCGAACGGGGCCGCTATCAATGGGATAAGTTCATGCTTTCCGCGCCGGTTTTCGGTCCGTTGTTCATTAAGATTTACCTCTCCCGTTTCGGCCGGACTTTTTCGGCGATGCTGGCGGCCGGCGTGCCTGTTTTGGAAGGGTTGTCGATTGTTTCTGCGACTATCGGCAACAAAGTTATCGCCCGGGTCGTGCTTGATGTCCGCGATCAGGTGGCGCAGGGAAAAAGCCTGGCCGATCCGATGCGCGGCAGCCATCTTTTTCCGCCGATCGTTATTTCAATGGTGACCATCGGCGAAAAGTCGGGAACGCTGGAAACGATGCTGACCAAGTTGGCTAATTATTTTGACCGGGAAGTCGACTACACGGTCGATAATTTAACCCCGCTCCTGGAACCGATCCTGATTTTCGGTTTGGCGATCATGCTGCTCTTTTTCGCGCTCGGCGTTTTTCTGCCGATGTGGGATATCGTCAAGATAAACAAGTCCTTTTAA
- the aroF gene encoding 3-deoxy-7-phosphoheptulonate synthase — MIIIMKPDASDEQINAVSEKLKTRGFGIHLSKGTERTVIGAIGDKVSLQLETIQMLPGVSEIVPIRKPYKLVSREFRTEDTIIKINDKVSIGAGQTIAVMAGPCSVEGAQEMNEVAEAVKNGGANILRGGAFKPRTSPYSFQGMGEEGLKLLADARKKYGLPVVTEALDTRDVELVARYADIVQIGARNMQNFSLLKEVGKAGKPVLLKRGAGSTIEELLMSAEYIMSEGNHQVMLCERGIRTLETYTRNTLDLSAVPVIKKLSHLPVIVDPSHGTGKRDLVGPMAKAAIAAGADGLIIEVHPHPDEALSDGPQSLTPEMFKALMGELKLVAQAVGRRV, encoded by the coding sequence ATGATCATTATAATGAAACCGGACGCGTCTGATGAACAGATCAACGCGGTCTCGGAAAAGTTAAAAACGCGCGGCTTTGGGATCCATCTCTCCAAGGGGACCGAACGGACCGTTATCGGCGCGATCGGCGATAAAGTGTCGTTGCAGCTGGAAACGATCCAGATGCTCCCCGGCGTTTCCGAGATCGTTCCGATCCGTAAACCGTATAAACTGGTCAGCCGCGAATTCCGGACCGAAGACACCATCATTAAAATAAACGATAAAGTTTCGATCGGCGCCGGCCAAACGATCGCGGTCATGGCCGGGCCTTGTTCCGTCGAAGGGGCGCAGGAAATGAATGAAGTGGCCGAAGCGGTCAAAAATGGCGGCGCCAATATTCTGCGCGGCGGGGCCTTTAAACCGCGGACCTCTCCTTACAGTTTTCAGGGGATGGGAGAAGAGGGGCTGAAGCTATTGGCCGATGCCAGAAAGAAATATGGCTTGCCGGTCGTGACCGAAGCGCTCGATACCAGGGACGTGGAACTGGTCGCCCGCTACGCCGATATCGTTCAGATTGGAGCGCGCAACATGCAAAATTTTAGTCTGCTCAAGGAAGTCGGCAAAGCCGGCAAACCGGTCCTGCTCAAGCGGGGGGCTGGTTCGACCATCGAAGAGTTGTTGATGTCGGCGGAATATATCATGTCGGAAGGCAACCACCAGGTCATGCTTTGCGAGCGGGGGATCAGGACTCTGGAAACCTATACCCGCAATACCCTGGACCTTTCCGCCGTGCCGGTCATTAAGAAGTTGAGCCATCTGCCGGTGATCGTCGATCCGAGCCACGGCACGGGAAAACGGGACCTGGTCGGACCGATGGCCAAAGCGGCGATCGCCGCGGGAGCCGACGGCTTGATCATCGAAGTGCATCCGCATCCGGACGAAGCCTTGTCCGACGGTCCGCAATCGCTGACCCCGGAGATGTTTAAGGCTCTGATGGGGGAATTGAAGCTGGTGGCGCAGGCAGTAGGGCGTCGAGTTTAA
- the aroH gene encoding chorismate mutase gives MRGLRGATTVANNSKTEILAATKELLTEMVGANDLKIEEIASIILTLTADLNAVFPAEAARELGWNDTALLCAREIDVPGSLPKCIRVLMHINSVKEQKELRHVYLKEAVNLRR, from the coding sequence ATGAGAGGCTTAAGAGGGGCGACTACGGTTGCCAATAATTCCAAGACGGAGATCCTGGCGGCGACTAAAGAACTGTTGACCGAAATGGTCGGGGCCAACGATTTGAAGATCGAGGAGATCGCTTCGATCATCTTAACTTTGACCGCCGATCTGAACGCAGTTTTTCCAGCGGAGGCGGCCAGGGAGCTTGGCTGGAATGATACCGCCTTGCTTTGTGCCAGAGAGATCGACGTTCCCGGAAGTTTGCCTAAATGTATTCGGGTGCTGATGCACATTAATTCAGTTAAAGAACAAAAAGAATTGCGGCACGTTTATCTAAAAGAAGCGGTTAACCTTAGGAGGTAA
- a CDS encoding prepilin-type N-terminal cleavage/methylation domain-containing protein yields the protein MKKGFTLIELIMVIVILGILAATALPRFVNLSDQAKVAAARGSLGSIRAAVAIAYAENAANGVSPLIPASIEATMFADGAIPNEPISNSTAVTVASGEPTGSTPGWRYDSSNGRVYINDVNYSQY from the coding sequence ATGAAAAAAGGTTTTACACTTATCGAATTGATCATGGTGATCGTGATCCTCGGTATCTTAGCGGCGACGGCGCTGCCGAGATTCGTCAACTTGTCCGATCAGGCTAAAGTAGCGGCGGCCCGTGGATCGCTTGGTTCGATCCGCGCGGCGGTGGCGATTGCTTATGCCGAAAACGCGGCTAACGGCGTTTCTCCGCTGATCCCGGCTTCGATCGAGGCGACAATGTTCGCCGACGGCGCGATCCCGAATGAGCCGATCTCGAACAGCACTGCTGTGACGGTAGCTTCGGGCGAGCCGACTGGTTCGACCCCTGGCTGGCGGTATGACAGCTCGAATGGTCGCGTCTATATTAATGACGTCAACTATTCACAGTATTAA
- a CDS encoding response regulator → MAEEKKIKVLVVDDEPDVVSLLEVLLNSYGYSVISAADGQQALEKARTERPDLIILDVMLPKLDGYKVARMLKFDENFSKIPIIMLTAKVTDKDKETGIETGADVYLTKPFETDKLLASIETVLRKYSQNP, encoded by the coding sequence ATGGCGGAAGAAAAGAAAATTAAAGTTCTGGTTGTCGATGACGAGCCGGATGTCGTTTCCCTGCTGGAAGTCCTTTTGAATTCCTACGGTTACTCGGTCATTTCCGCCGCCGATGGCCAGCAAGCGCTGGAAAAGGCCAGGACGGAGAGGCCCGACTTGATCATTCTTGACGTCATGTTGCCTAAACTTGATGGCTATAAGGTCGCCCGAATGCTGAAATTCGATGAGAATTTTAGCAAGATCCCGATCATCATGCTGACCGCCAAAGTGACCGATAAAGACAAGGAAACCGGGATCGAGACCGGAGCCGATGTTTACCTGACCAAGCCGTTCGAGACCGATAAGCTCTTAGCTTCGATCGAAACTGTTTTGCGAAAATACAGTCAGAATCCGTAG
- a CDS encoding biotin--[acetyl-CoA-carboxylase] ligase, whose protein sequence is MVIGRELFHYPELDSTNEEARRLIKKGKSEGVVVIADRQTKGRGKPGSGWFSPSGNLYFSAILKPYRSPSDLAPLTLFSALAARAAILDLIDLPVVIKWPNDLLVHGLKVAGILVEGVGDGHLIVGIGINVKTSAWPPELGGKATSLLMATGKEVSLECLTALLIARLNENYRTFLNHEKNI, encoded by the coding sequence ATGGTCATTGGCAGAGAGCTCTTCCACTATCCTGAACTCGATTCAACCAACGAAGAAGCCCGCCGGCTGATAAAAAAGGGGAAAAGTGAAGGGGTCGTAGTGATCGCCGATCGGCAGACGAAGGGGCGGGGGAAGCCCGGTAGCGGCTGGTTCTCGCCGTCCGGCAACCTTTATTTCTCCGCCATCCTCAAACCGTACCGGAGCCCGAGCGATTTAGCTCCGCTGACCTTGTTCTCGGCTCTGGCGGCCCGCGCGGCGATCCTTGACCTGATTGATCTGCCGGTTGTGATCAAATGGCCGAACGATCTGTTGGTCCATGGCTTAAAGGTTGCCGGCATCCTGGTCGAAGGAGTCGGGGACGGCCATTTAATCGTCGGGATCGGGATCAACGTTAAGACTTCCGCCTGGCCGCCGGAATTAGGCGGAAAAGCGACTTCGCTGTTAATGGCGACCGGCAAAGAAGTTTCGCTTGAGTGCCTGACCGCCCTGCTGATCGCGCGGTTGAACGAAAATTACCGGACTTTCCTTAATCATGAAAAAAATATTTAA
- the recJ gene encoding single-stranded-DNA-specific exonuclease RecJ, protein MRKWIVQTVDEQKADELVRQLGLPRLLALLLVARGAGEADEAAKFLAPKISSLQDPFLIPNIKTAAERVLLAKERGEKVVVFGDYDVDGVTGTAIVVQTLKLLGLETSYYIPHRYNEGYGLSVEAVKRLAASGVKLIITVDCGVSNVREVATAGEAGVEVIVTDHHNLPPVLPAAVAIVNPKMMPGHPSRDLSGSGVAFKFAWALLRTAGIKDSFFLTALLDLAALGTFSDVVPLTGENRVIAKSGLAYIDGRQRIGLKKLAEVANLNGVIGADQIYFGLAPRLNAAGRLEHAGKSVDLLLADDPTVARQLAEEINRINIRRQEIGAKIKAEVFSRLPAIDEGKAIVMSGENWNPGVIGIVASQVAETRFRPAVLIGVNDGIGRGSARSVGKLNIFDYLAKCRDLFLDFGGHAGAAGFKISAEKIPLFEKKFLAEVAAGITDEELAPVLMIDAEVTINQLSLSLVKELQRLAPFGERNPVPVLMLRNLALSNFRVLGNGNKHLKAKFNFGGAEVETIGFGMGSLGERLDYSKRYDLAFNLESNEWNGFESAQLRLIDLKESE, encoded by the coding sequence ATGAGAAAATGGATCGTGCAGACGGTAGATGAGCAGAAAGCGGACGAATTAGTAAGACAACTCGGCCTTCCCAGGCTGCTGGCCCTCCTTTTGGTCGCCCGCGGAGCAGGGGAGGCTGATGAAGCGGCGAAATTTCTGGCGCCGAAGATCTCTTCGCTGCAGGACCCTTTTTTAATTCCCAATATAAAAACGGCGGCGGAACGGGTCTTGCTCGCGAAAGAACGGGGAGAAAAAGTCGTTGTTTTCGGCGATTATGATGTCGACGGCGTGACCGGGACGGCGATCGTGGTTCAGACCCTTAAATTGCTCGGGCTGGAAACCAGTTATTATATCCCGCATCGCTATAATGAAGGTTACGGTTTATCGGTTGAAGCCGTTAAACGGCTGGCTGCTTCCGGGGTAAAATTGATCATTACAGTAGATTGCGGCGTTTCCAATGTTCGGGAAGTTGCCACCGCCGGCGAAGCCGGGGTCGAGGTTATTGTTACCGACCATCACAATTTGCCGCCGGTCCTTCCGGCCGCGGTCGCGATCGTTAATCCCAAAATGATGCCGGGCCATCCGTCCCGGGACCTGTCCGGTTCCGGGGTTGCTTTTAAGTTTGCCTGGGCGCTGCTGCGCACCGCCGGGATCAAAGACAGTTTTTTCCTGACCGCCTTGCTTGACCTGGCCGCGCTGGGGACCTTTTCCGACGTGGTGCCGCTGACCGGGGAGAACCGGGTCATTGCCAAAAGCGGCCTGGCTTATATCGACGGCCGGCAAAGGATCGGCCTGAAAAAATTGGCCGAAGTCGCTAATCTCAACGGGGTGATCGGCGCCGACCAGATCTATTTCGGGCTGGCGCCGCGGCTTAACGCCGCCGGAAGACTGGAACACGCCGGCAAATCGGTCGATTTGCTTTTGGCCGACGATCCGACGGTCGCCAGGCAATTGGCCGAAGAGATCAACCGGATCAATATTAGGCGTCAGGAGATCGGCGCCAAGATCAAGGCGGAAGTCTTTTCCCGCCTGCCGGCAATCGATGAGGGCAAAGCGATCGTTATGTCGGGCGAAAATTGGAACCCGGGGGTGATCGGAATCGTCGCTTCGCAGGTCGCGGAGACCCGGTTCCGTCCAGCTGTGCTGATCGGCGTTAACGACGGGATCGGCCGGGGTTCGGCCCGGTCGGTCGGCAAGCTGAACATTTTCGATTACCTGGCCAAATGCCGCGATCTCTTTCTTGATTTCGGCGGCCACGCCGGCGCGGCCGGTTTCAAGATCAGCGCGGAGAAGATCCCTCTTTTTGAGAAGAAATTCCTGGCGGAAGTCGCCGCCGGGATTACCGACGAAGAACTAGCCCCCGTCCTGATGATCGACGCCGAAGTCACGATCAACCAGCTTTCTCTTTCTTTGGTGAAAGAACTGCAGCGTCTGGCGCCGTTTGGCGAGCGGAACCCGGTCCCGGTCCTGATGCTGCGGAACCTCGCTTTATCGAATTTCCGGGTACTCGGCAACGGCAACAAACACCTCAAGGCCAAATTCAACTTTGGCGGAGCGGAGGTTGAAACGATCGGGTTCGGGATGGGAAGCTTGGGGGAACGCCTGGATTATTCCAAGCGCTACGATCTGGCCTTTAATCTGGAGAGCAACGAATGGAACGGTTTTGAGTCGGCCCAGCTTCGTTTAATCGATCTGAAAGAAAGTGAGTAG
- the hflX gene encoding GTPase HflX has translation MGFKTNEFAIFSQEKAFLVGVEFQKEEIALSITMAELAELAKTAGAIVVGSMVQKRTKVDPGYFIGSGKLDELKASVIASEANLVIFDHELSPAQIRNLEEELGIKVIDRTELILDIFALHAKSREGKLQVELAQTTFLLTHLVGQGEALSRQGGRIGTRGPGETKLESDRRSIRAKIAELKKLIEKLRGERQLKRAKRRSSQMPIITLVGYTNSGKSTLLNALTKSDVLAEDKLFATLDPTTRRLYLPSGRTVLLTDTVGFIQKLPHTLITAFQATLEEVTEADLLIHVVDSSSPYFEKQIKSVYQVLEELGSADKPILTVFNKEDKTEQPLSEENRKKHRPAVVISAKNKTGFDDLLIKLDALLPAPPASIPPSEP, from the coding sequence GTGGGATTTAAAACAAATGAATTTGCCATTTTCAGCCAGGAAAAAGCATTCCTGGTCGGCGTGGAATTCCAAAAAGAAGAGATCGCGCTTTCGATCACCATGGCCGAACTGGCGGAACTGGCCAAAACCGCCGGCGCCATCGTCGTCGGATCGATGGTCCAAAAACGGACCAAGGTTGATCCGGGTTATTTTATCGGCTCGGGCAAACTGGACGAATTGAAAGCGTCGGTCATCGCCTCCGAAGCCAACTTGGTTATTTTTGACCACGAGCTTTCCCCCGCCCAGATCCGGAACTTAGAAGAAGAGCTGGGGATCAAGGTCATCGACCGGACCGAACTGATCCTCGACATTTTTGCCCTGCACGCCAAAAGCCGCGAAGGGAAACTCCAGGTCGAGCTGGCCCAGACAACCTTTCTCCTAACCCACCTGGTCGGCCAGGGGGAAGCCCTATCCCGCCAGGGAGGAAGGATCGGGACCCGGGGCCCGGGCGAAACCAAGCTGGAATCCGACCGGCGCTCGATCCGCGCCAAGATCGCGGAGCTAAAAAAACTGATCGAAAAGTTACGCGGCGAACGCCAGTTAAAAAGAGCCAAAAGGCGCAGCAGTCAAATGCCGATCATTACCCTAGTCGGCTACACCAATTCCGGCAAATCGACTTTGCTCAACGCCCTGACCAAGTCCGACGTTTTAGCGGAAGACAAACTCTTCGCCACGCTGGACCCGACGACCAGAAGATTATATCTGCCGTCCGGCCGGACGGTGCTCCTGACCGACACCGTCGGCTTTATTCAGAAGCTCCCCCACACGCTGATCACCGCTTTCCAGGCGACCCTGGAGGAAGTGACCGAGGCGGACCTCCTGATCCACGTCGTCGACTCTTCCAGCCCTTATTTTGAAAAACAGATCAAGTCGGTCTATCAGGTCTTGGAAGAATTAGGCAGCGCCGACAAGCCGATCCTGACGGTCTTTAATAAAGAGGATAAGACAGAACAACCGCTATCAGAGGAGAACCGAAAAAAGCATCGGCCGGCCGTGGTTATTTCCGCTAAAAACAAGACCGGATTTGATGATCTGCTGATTAAACTCGACGCCCTACTGCCTGCGCCACCAGCTTCAATTCCCCCATCAGAGCCTTAA
- a CDS encoding ATPase, T2SS/T4P/T4SS family, producing MADRSKSLRESLVKSGLLTEAQVQEAIEDARHTGDTLIKSILRNNFVAEDLIATFLEKEMDFPRVDLSTYLVDQKAVNLLPIGVAKKYHLIPLFKVGEVLTIAMVDPFDVVALDEVRSKTKCDVEPMVSTPKDIDSAIAQYYGVAGSVDDLIKGISPSESSPIPSAVKDEEGPISKLVSLLIFRAITEKASDIHIDPNDKNVRIRYRIDGILHDVSTAPVYLQSLITTRIKVMAKMDIAESRVPQDGRFEIRMETKVVDVRVSSYPTIYGEAIVMRLLDKSKVLYALEELGFSPLMLEQYKGLVERPYGIMLVTGPTGSGKTTTLYSTLNNIITPEKNIMTIEDPVEYELAGTRQSQVNLKAGMDFPRALPSILRQDPDVILIGEIRDLETAKVSIQAALTGHLVFSTLHTNDAAGALNRLADMGIEPFLISSAVAGVIAQRLVRKICQHCKEPYVPSPELLRKLGLDVNSNLTFYHGKGCKACHNLGYEGRFGIYEILTMNDKIKDLVIAKAATHEIKKAALESGMKALRDDGMEKVLAGKTTLDEVLRVTQLD from the coding sequence ATGGCCGACAGAAGCAAGTCACTACGTGAAAGTTTGGTCAAAAGCGGTCTGCTGACCGAAGCGCAGGTCCAGGAGGCGATCGAAGACGCCCGCCACACCGGCGACACGTTGATCAAAAGCATCCTCCGCAACAACTTCGTCGCCGAAGATCTGATCGCGACTTTTCTGGAAAAAGAAATGGATTTTCCCCGGGTCGATCTTTCAACTTATTTGGTCGACCAAAAAGCGGTCAATTTATTGCCGATCGGCGTGGCGAAAAAGTATCATCTGATCCCGCTTTTTAAGGTCGGCGAGGTTTTAACGATCGCCATGGTCGATCCGTTTGACGTGGTCGCCCTTGATGAGGTCCGCTCAAAAACGAAGTGCGACGTCGAACCGATGGTTTCGACCCCGAAAGATATCGACTCGGCGATCGCCCAGTATTACGGAGTCGCCGGCTCGGTTGACGACTTGATCAAGGGGATCTCGCCGTCGGAAAGCAGTCCGATCCCTTCGGCCGTCAAGGACGAAGAGGGGCCGATCTCCAAACTGGTCAGCCTGCTAATCTTCCGGGCGATCACCGAAAAGGCGTCCGATATCCATATCGATCCGAACGACAAGAATGTCCGGATCCGTTACCGCATTGACGGGATCCTGCATGACGTTTCGACGGCCCCGGTTTATCTGCAATCCCTGATCACGACCCGCATCAAGGTCATGGCGAAAATGGACATCGCCGAGTCGCGGGTCCCCCAGGACGGACGCTTCGAGATCAGGATGGAGACCAAGGTCGTCGACGTCCGCGTTTCTTCTTATCCGACGATCTACGGTGAGGCGATCGTCATGCGCTTGCTCGATAAAAGCAAAGTTCTCTATGCCCTGGAAGAATTGGGCTTTTCTCCGCTGATGCTGGAACAGTACAAAGGCCTGGTGGAGCGTCCATACGGCATTATGCTGGTGACCGGGCCGACCGGTTCCGGAAAAACCACCACTCTTTATTCGACCCTTAACAATATTATTACGCCGGAAAAGAACATCATGACGATCGAAGATCCGGTGGAGTACGAACTGGCCGGGACCAGGCAATCGCAGGTCAATCTTAAAGCGGGGATGGACTTTCCCCGGGCGCTCCCTTCGATCTTGCGCCAGGACCCGGACGTTATTTTGATCGGCGAGATCCGCGATCTGGAAACCGCCAAGGTTTCGATCCAGGCGGCGTTGACCGGTCACTTGGTCTTTTCAACGCTCCACACCAACGATGCGGCCGGCGCCCTTAACCGTTTGGCCGACATGGGGATCGAACCGTTCCTGATCTCTTCGGCGGTCGCCGGGGTTATCGCCCAGCGCCTGGTCAGAAAGATCTGCCAGCATTGCAAAGAACCTTATGTTCCTTCGCCGGAACTGCTGCGCAAGCTGGGGCTGGACGTGAATTCAAACCTGACTTTTTATCACGGGAAAGGGTGCAAGGCCTGCCATAACCTCGGCTACGAGGGCCGTTTCGGTATTTATGAGATCTTAACGATGAACGACAAGATCAAGGATTTGGTCATTGCCAAAGCGGCAACCCACGAGATCAAGAAAGCGGCGCTGGAAAGCGGCATGAAAGCCCTGCGCGACGACGGCATGGAAAAAGTTCTGGCCGGCAAGACCACGCTTGATGAGGTCTTGAGGGTGACCCAGCTTGACTGA
- a CDS encoding tetratricopeptide repeat protein, with translation MKKIFNPALAAAIGLLILASYLPSLGNQFVDWDDDVMLYNNPTITSFSAENIKQWFTAPHYGMYHPLVQLTYAVEYRFFGLQPFVYHLDNLLLHAANAGLILIFLWLLTDSLPLAFGVALLWGVHPVHVESVAWATERKDLLFAFFYFISLIFYLRYLRGRGRELLFSFGFFLLALLAKPMALSLPLVLLLCDQYRGRKWSRQLLWEKVPFFLLALVFGLISVWAKQATGGLVVPEPPMSIVNVFVASYRVLFYYLPRMIVPLGPTGLYPLGSYVVEGLTPLPPAFIVAPFILVPLLGLFFWWGRKSRELVFGGLFFLITLAPVIMLMIPGVFADRYAYLSSLGFYFIAGYFGLLIYNRAPGPRRVLTIGAVLVVLAGGALTWQKCGIWHDSISLYDEVCRWYPRVPAAFQHRGQVLADRRESARALADFNYALELNPKFTAAYNSRGNLYFSQGNNKSAYADFLKAVLFGPQDSSAHNNLGYMLTQMGKYDRAFRHLNEAIRLNPDSAEGFHNRGNYWLARKDYRLAVADFSSALRIKPGLALTYFNRSIAKFNLGDYQAAYDDALAAQSLGFQIKANDLQLLLRELNKNKPRT, from the coding sequence ATGAAAAAAATATTTAATCCCGCTTTGGCCGCGGCGATCGGGCTGTTGATTTTGGCCAGCTATCTCCCGTCGCTCGGTAATCAATTCGTCGATTGGGACGACGACGTGATGCTCTATAATAATCCGACCATCACTTCTTTTTCCGCCGAAAATATTAAGCAATGGTTCACGGCCCCGCATTACGGGATGTATCATCCGCTGGTCCAGCTGACTTACGCCGTGGAATATCGGTTCTTCGGCTTGCAGCCGTTTGTTTATCATTTGGACAACCTCTTGCTGCACGCCGCTAATGCCGGCTTAATTCTCATTTTTCTCTGGCTTTTGACCGACAGCTTGCCGCTGGCTTTTGGCGTCGCTCTCCTCTGGGGGGTCCATCCGGTCCACGTTGAGTCGGTCGCCTGGGCGACCGAAAGGAAAGACCTTCTTTTTGCTTTCTTTTATTTTATTTCGCTGATCTTTTATCTCCGTTATTTGCGGGGTCGAGGGAGGGAGTTGCTGTTTTCATTCGGTTTTTTCTTGCTGGCGCTGCTGGCCAAACCGATGGCGCTTTCCCTGCCGCTGGTCCTGCTCCTTTGCGATCAATATCGCGGCCGGAAATGGAGCCGGCAATTACTTTGGGAAAAGGTCCCGTTCTTCTTACTGGCGCTGGTTTTTGGCCTGATCTCGGTCTGGGCTAAGCAGGCGACCGGCGGGCTGGTCGTGCCTGAACCGCCAATGTCGATCGTCAATGTTTTCGTCGCCAGCTATCGCGTTCTATTTTACTACCTGCCGCGGATGATCGTGCCGCTCGGCCCGACCGGACTTTATCCTCTCGGCTCCTACGTGGTTGAGGGCTTAACCCCGCTGCCGCCCGCCTTTATTGTTGCTCCTTTTATCCTGGTCCCGCTGCTGGGCCTGTTTTTTTGGTGGGGGCGGAAAAGCCGGGAATTGGTTTTCGGCGGTTTGTTTTTCTTGATCACGCTGGCGCCCGTGATCATGCTGATGATCCCCGGGGTCTTTGCCGACCGTTACGCTTATTTAAGTTCGCTCGGTTTTTATTTTATAGCCGGCTATTTCGGCCTTCTGATTTACAACCGGGCGCCGGGCCCGCGCCGCGTCCTGACAATCGGCGCGGTGCTGGTGGTGTTGGCGGGCGGCGCCTTGACCTGGCAGAAGTGCGGGATCTGGCATGACTCGATCAGTTTATATGACGAAGTTTGCCGCTGGTATCCGCGGGTCCCGGCCGCTTTCCAGCACCGGGGACAGGTTTTGGCCGATCGGCGCGAGTCTGCCCGGGCGCTGGCCGATTTTAATTATGCGCTTGAGCTTAACCCGAAATTTACCGCCGCTTACAATAGCCGCGGCAATCTCTATTTTTCGCAAGGGAACAACAAGTCGGCTTACGCCGATTTTCTGAAGGCGGTCTTGTTCGGGCCGCAAGATTCCTCCGCTCATAATAATCTTGGCTATATGTTGACCCAAATGGGTAAATACGACCGGGCATTCCGCCATTTGAACGAAGCGATCAGGCTGAACCCAGACAGCGCGGAGGGCTTCCATAATCGGGGAAATTATTGGCTGGCCCGCAAAGATTATCGACTGGCAGTCGCTGATTTCAGTTCGGCTCTTCGGATCAAGCCCGGGTTGGCTTTGACCTATTTTAACCGGAGCATCGCGAAGTTTAATTTAGGCGACTATCAGGCCGCGTATGATGACGCGCTGGCGGCCCAAAGCCTTGGTTTTCAAATTAAGGCCAACGATTTGCAGCTCTTGCTTCGGGAATTAAATAAAAATAAACCGCGGACTTAA